The Anaerolineae bacterium genome includes a window with the following:
- a CDS encoding PH domain-containing protein, with protein sequence MTQPNPHQTFRPVTIPRRGEAYAWASTLLLLGGMALWTLLANTSPPWPFWLLTAFFSLSALSISLGNWMDRRTLLRLQPDGVFFTNGLRRVFLPWEVIHSVRISPDEFGKRVHILGQGGHFTFRTLSQVKVAGRVQGAFGFTEGDEILSHILSAAGLEQQETSGEERYYGR encoded by the coding sequence ATGACTCAGCCAAACCCACACCAAACCTTTCGCCCGGTCACCATCCCCCGGCGTGGGGAGGCCTACGCCTGGGCCAGCACCCTGCTCCTCCTGGGCGGCATGGCCTTGTGGACGCTGCTCGCCAACACCTCCCCACCGTGGCCCTTCTGGCTGCTGACCGCCTTTTTCAGCTTGAGCGCCCTGAGCATCAGCCTGGGCAACTGGATGGACCGCCGCACCCTGCTGCGCCTGCAGCCCGACGGCGTGTTCTTCACCAACGGCCTGCGGCGCGTGTTCCTGCCCTGGGAAGTCATCCACAGTGTGCGGATATCGCCCGACGAATTCGGCAAGCGCGTGCACATCCTCGGCCAGGGTGGACACTTCACCTTCCGCACCCTATCCCAGGTCAAAGTGGCTGGCCGCGTGCAGGGTGCCTTTGGCTTCACCGAGGGCGACGAGATTCTGTCGCACATCCTTTCCGCCGCTGGACTGGAGCAGCAGGAAACATCGGGCGAGGAACGCTATTACGGTCGTTAG